Proteins found in one Paenibacillus borealis genomic segment:
- a CDS encoding spore germination protein: MVTKAHDKITTSQATIIMVNYILVAGIFSLPRTTVQAAGTPDVWISIILGALCSMVTGVIIARLSQRFPGQTFYQYSTSITGKPLAVLLGLVIIGYFLAVSGYELRTMQEVTMFFLLEGTPAWAVAGLFLWVALYLCRGGINALSRLSRLVAPLAGTIFFGVCLLSLKVFDLDNLRPVLGEGLSPVWRGVKPTALTYTAGEALLFIVAFMDKPKRAGRVLVIGTLISMIFYLLAVVLTIGAFSVEGVVTRTWPFIDLIRSFEVNLLFERFESLLLVIWIMQIFCTFCISFYGAALGVSQIFNLKLDHCLFLLLPVAYLITEAPHNINNLFAFGTGLGNVAIVLFGLIPLPLLLIAYIRRAGS; encoded by the coding sequence GTGGTCACTAAAGCCCATGACAAAATTACAACGAGTCAAGCGACTATTATTATGGTGAACTACATTCTCGTAGCCGGGATATTCAGTCTCCCCCGGACCACCGTCCAGGCTGCAGGCACGCCCGATGTATGGATATCTATTATCCTGGGGGCGCTCTGTTCGATGGTAACAGGCGTGATTATCGCCAGACTCAGCCAGCGGTTTCCGGGCCAGACCTTTTATCAATACAGCACAAGTATTACCGGCAAACCGCTGGCCGTATTGCTCGGACTGGTTATCATCGGCTATTTCCTCGCAGTGTCCGGCTATGAGCTGCGAACCATGCAGGAGGTAACCATGTTCTTCCTCCTGGAAGGTACCCCTGCATGGGCAGTAGCAGGCTTGTTCCTGTGGGTCGCCCTTTACCTGTGCAGAGGGGGAATCAATGCTTTATCACGGCTAAGCAGACTAGTTGCTCCGCTGGCAGGTACCATATTCTTCGGCGTCTGCCTGCTTAGCCTGAAGGTGTTCGATCTGGACAATCTGCGGCCTGTGCTTGGAGAAGGGCTCTCTCCGGTCTGGAGAGGAGTTAAGCCAACGGCTCTAACCTATACAGCGGGCGAAGCTCTGCTGTTTATTGTTGCTTTTATGGACAAGCCCAAACGGGCAGGCAGAGTTCTCGTAATCGGAACGCTGATTTCAATGATTTTTTATTTGCTGGCTGTTGTGCTGACGATCGGGGCTTTTTCTGTAGAAGGAGTGGTTACCCGGACCTGGCCATTTATTGACCTGATCCGCAGCTTTGAAGTGAATCTGCTGTTCGAACGGTTTGAGTCGCTGCTGCTGGTAATCTGGATTATGCAGATTTTCTGTACGTTCTGCATCTCTTTTTATGGAGCGGCGCTGGGAGTCTCGCAAATCTTCAACCTCAAGCTGGATCATTGCTTATTCCTGCTGCTGCCGGTTGCATATCTCATCACGGAGGCCCCCCATAACATTAACAATTTATTTGCCTTCGGCACAGGGCTTGGCAATGTGGCGATTGTGCTGTTTGGACTGATTCCGCTGCCGCTGCTGCTCATTGCCTATATCAGGAGAGCCGGTTCATGA
- a CDS encoding Ger(x)C family spore germination protein, which translates to MKRFILLILSIAQIVLLTACWSSAPIENLNMEVAVALDAADESRIEEKFEAEGGDYSKRERISATYQFIVPQGAVGSKKEGAASRNFYNMTETGDSIFEAIRELSLRTNRQPIGHHLKVIVIGEKLARSTKLSELLDFFSRDNDIRPSVLVLVSKGKAKDVLNNVLPGQTPAFVLEGIFGNRNRSLRIWDPVTITKIVGPLHSKKSFLLQNVIAAENEMKFAGAGIIDGESGKLSGFLNEKELEGVVWLTGKGKGGVLKTHKDDTGRLITYEVKTMVSRIKAVVEDGQISFNVKIESKGRYAETFSTDGDRLDTAFMRRDAVELEKEVRELVEAVVAKMQHELHADVGGFGKSLRIQHPEVWGKVKDHWDQTFSGLPVHLEVKLQIEEYGASGTATD; encoded by the coding sequence ATGAAGAGATTTATACTGTTGATTCTGTCGATAGCTCAAATCGTGCTGTTAACGGCCTGCTGGAGCAGCGCACCTATTGAGAATTTGAATATGGAAGTGGCGGTAGCGCTTGATGCAGCGGATGAGAGTAGGATTGAGGAGAAGTTCGAGGCTGAGGGCGGAGATTATTCCAAGCGTGAGCGGATCTCGGCGACTTATCAATTTATTGTGCCGCAAGGTGCCGTCGGTTCCAAAAAAGAGGGGGCAGCTTCAAGAAATTTCTACAATATGACCGAGACCGGCGATTCCATCTTCGAGGCCATACGTGAGCTCTCGCTGCGTACAAACCGCCAGCCGATCGGACATCACCTGAAGGTGATTGTCATTGGCGAGAAGCTGGCCCGTTCCACCAAGCTGTCGGAGCTGTTAGATTTCTTCAGCCGGGACAATGATATTCGCCCGAGTGTGCTGGTCCTGGTCAGCAAGGGAAAAGCCAAGGATGTACTGAACAATGTGCTGCCCGGCCAGACACCGGCCTTTGTGCTCGAAGGCATCTTCGGCAACCGTAACCGGAGCCTGCGTATCTGGGATCCGGTCACAATTACCAAGATCGTTGGCCCTCTACACAGCAAGAAGAGCTTTCTGCTCCAGAATGTCATTGCTGCAGAGAATGAAATGAAGTTTGCCGGAGCCGGAATCATTGACGGAGAGTCAGGCAAGCTCAGCGGTTTTTTGAATGAGAAGGAGCTGGAGGGTGTAGTCTGGCTTACAGGCAAGGGTAAAGGCGGTGTGCTCAAAACCCACAAGGATGATACCGGGAGGCTGATCACCTACGAAGTGAAAACGATGGTCAGCAGGATCAAGGCGGTCGTGGAGGATGGTCAAATTTCGTTCAATGTAAAGATTGAATCGAAAGGCAGATATGCTGAAACCTTCTCTACGGACGGGGACCGTCTGGATACGGCTTTTATGAGACGGGATGCTGTGGAGCTGGAGAAGGAGGTTAGGGAACTTGTAGAGGCAGTGGTTGCCAAAATGCAGCATGAGCTGCATGCCGATGTCGGCGGATTCGGTAAATCCCTGAGAATTCAGCATCCTGAGGTATGGGGCAAAGTGAAGGACCATTGGGATCAGACGTTCAGCGGGCTTCCGGTACACCTTGAGGTTAAACTTCAAATCGAAGAATACGGCGCTTCCGGCACAGCGACAGACTGA
- a CDS encoding right-handed parallel beta-helix repeat-containing protein — protein MLILSGCSSNQNPALPDTTSPISSIPPIAPASPTVNEHPEDAFNAHYVSAAGDNTNPGTKDSPWKTLQYAADHADPGSYVYIRGGVYHQKLRISRGGSAAAGPVVFTSYPNETAVLDGEGLPVNGLDGLIEIDQASYVIIRDLEIRNYKTGNSGEVPAGIYIHGSGKSISLLNNRIHSIANTATPEGDELSGRDAHGIAVYGTESEEAIYDLTINGNEVYDLVLGSSEALAVNGNVDTFAITNNIIHDNDNIGIDLIGFEGTAGDRAADQARNGTVRGNIVYGISSNNNPSYGASVPNGSNAAGGIYIDGGRSILVVENRVYDNDIGIELASEHKGSLTSSITVQDNLIYRNRLTGIAMGGYDGERGGTSDSTVVSNTLYKNDLLGDGNGQLYLQANLSGNTISKNIIVAGSSSVFISNEYTSNTNNTVDGNLYYAEAGADEGFWVWKKKAYTGFADYQRGTGNDSGSRFADPLFQDAARDDFRLEPGSPALNGEAIGEGAQP, from the coding sequence TTGCTTATTTTATCAGGATGTTCCAGCAACCAGAATCCAGCACTGCCGGATACAACCTCCCCAATCTCTTCAATTCCGCCAATTGCACCAGCTTCGCCAACTGTAAACGAACACCCGGAGGATGCTTTTAATGCCCACTACGTATCTGCAGCTGGAGATAATACTAACCCGGGAACGAAAGATTCACCCTGGAAGACCCTTCAGTATGCTGCCGATCATGCCGATCCGGGCAGTTACGTCTATATTCGCGGCGGCGTGTATCATCAGAAGCTGCGTATCTCAAGAGGAGGCTCGGCGGCGGCGGGTCCTGTCGTGTTCACCAGTTATCCTAATGAGACAGCAGTCCTTGACGGGGAAGGTCTGCCTGTTAACGGGCTGGATGGACTTATCGAGATTGATCAGGCAAGCTATGTAATCATTAGGGACCTTGAAATTCGCAACTATAAGACGGGTAACAGTGGTGAGGTGCCTGCGGGCATCTATATTCACGGCTCAGGGAAGTCTATCTCGTTACTGAATAACCGCATTCATTCCATCGCCAATACCGCCACACCTGAAGGGGACGAGCTTTCCGGGAGAGATGCCCACGGTATAGCCGTGTACGGTACCGAATCAGAAGAAGCCATATATGACCTGACCATTAACGGCAATGAAGTGTATGATTTGGTCCTCGGTTCCAGTGAAGCGCTGGCTGTGAATGGCAATGTGGATACTTTTGCGATTACGAACAATATCATTCATGACAATGATAACATCGGAATTGACCTGATCGGCTTTGAGGGTACGGCTGGAGACAGGGCGGCAGATCAGGCAAGGAACGGAACGGTACGGGGCAATATAGTCTACGGGATTTCTTCCAACAATAATCCGTCATATGGCGCTTCTGTGCCGAACGGCAGCAATGCGGCGGGCGGAATATACATCGACGGGGGCAGGTCAATCCTAGTGGTGGAGAATCGCGTATACGACAATGACATTGGGATTGAGCTTGCTTCCGAGCATAAGGGAAGTCTAACCAGCAGCATCACGGTACAAGACAACCTGATCTACCGCAATCGCCTGACCGGCATTGCAATGGGTGGTTATGACGGGGAGCGCGGTGGCACCAGCGATAGTACGGTTGTATCCAATACGCTGTATAAGAATGACCTGCTGGGCGACGGTAATGGACAATTGTATCTGCAGGCTAATTTAAGCGGCAATACGATTAGTAAGAACATTATTGTGGCTGGTAGTTCCAGCGTCTTTATCAGCAACGAGTACACGAGCAACACCAATAACACGGTGGACGGCAATCTTTATTATGCTGAGGCTGGAGCGGATGAGGGTTTCTGGGTTTGGAAAAAGAAAGCCTACACCGGCTTCGCCGATTACCAGCGCGGCACAGGGAATGATTCCGGCTCACGCTTTGCCGATCCGCTGTTCCAAGATGCCGCCCGTGATGACTTCCGGCTGGAGCCGGGTTCTCCTGCGTTGAACGGGGAAGCAATAGGGGAAGGAGCACAGCCATGA
- a CDS encoding AAA family ATPase, giving the protein MIYLRSFKLSDEIERNPNIYPDHVFKHIAGEVLLFDRITVLYGNNGSGKSTLLKVISISISSCLNESEQSETFIRFAFFVPICVNVFTN; this is encoded by the coding sequence ATGATTTATTTGCGGAGCTTTAAGCTGTCTGATGAAATCGAGCGCAATCCCAACATCTACCCTGACCATGTTTTTAAACATATCGCCGGAGAGGTGTTGTTGTTTGACCGGATCACGGTGCTCTATGGCAATAACGGCAGCGGCAAATCCACGTTACTTAAGGTAATTTCAATAAGCATAAGCAGTTGTTTGAATGAGAGTGAGCAAAGCGAAACGTTTATCCGGTTCGCTTTTTTTGTGCCGATTTGCGTAAACGTTTTTACAAATTAA
- a CDS encoding LacI family DNA-binding transcriptional regulator, whose protein sequence is MAEKELTIKDVARLAGVSVATVSRVMNGRDRVSDATRKRILKIIEELNFVPNTMAASMVNKKTHMIAVVVPEIQNPFYTAVIGGTVEAAKKEGFSTLVVSTYNDEAEEEEFFEGFLGRNVDGIILIGTHKDAGFYRNIRKPTILVDRFINDCGHDGVLIDNFRGAYEAVRHFVDYGHDRIAIIDGAHDFNDGKDRYWGYHQALHEKGITPDSSYHKQGRWLEEDGYKFTIELMQSEQPPTAIFATNNVICTGAIKAIRDLNLQIGEDISLIGFDENELAQFVQPQVTVVGRPMREMGIQATEMLIQKIKAPPIDSSKLKKVILDVELIKRGSVKKLK, encoded by the coding sequence ATGGCGGAGAAAGAACTGACAATTAAAGATGTGGCCAGACTTGCCGGTGTCTCGGTGGCAACGGTCTCCAGGGTCATGAATGGACGGGATCGCGTAAGTGATGCAACCCGTAAAAGAATCCTGAAGATCATCGAGGAGCTTAATTTCGTTCCGAATACGATGGCTGCGTCCATGGTCAACAAGAAGACCCATATGATTGCAGTTGTTGTCCCGGAAATCCAGAATCCGTTCTATACGGCCGTCATTGGCGGAACCGTTGAAGCAGCCAAGAAAGAGGGATTCTCTACGCTCGTTGTTTCTACATATAACGATGAAGCAGAGGAGGAAGAGTTCTTCGAAGGTTTTCTGGGGCGCAATGTTGACGGAATTATACTTATCGGTACGCATAAAGACGCCGGGTTCTACCGCAATATCCGCAAGCCTACAATTCTGGTAGACCGTTTTATCAACGATTGCGGACATGACGGTGTCCTGATTGATAATTTTCGCGGAGCTTACGAGGCGGTCAGACATTTTGTCGACTATGGTCATGATCGTATCGCCATCATCGACGGAGCGCATGACTTCAATGACGGCAAGGACCGGTATTGGGGCTATCATCAGGCACTACACGAGAAGGGGATCACACCAGATTCCAGTTATCATAAGCAAGGAAGATGGCTGGAGGAAGACGGATACAAGTTCACGATAGAGCTTATGCAGTCTGAACAGCCGCCCACAGCCATCTTCGCCACCAACAATGTGATCTGTACTGGTGCGATTAAAGCGATACGGGATTTGAATCTGCAGATTGGGGAAGACATTTCTTTAATAGGCTTTGACGAGAATGAGCTCGCCCAGTTTGTACAGCCCCAAGTGACTGTTGTCGGCAGACCGATGAGAGAGATGGGAATTCAAGCGACGGAAATGCTTATTCAGAAGATCAAGGCTCCGCCAATCGACTCATCCAAATTGAAAAAAGTGATCCTGGATGTGGAGCTGATTAAGCGGGGTTCAGTTAAGAAACTAAAGTAG
- the rbsK gene encoding ribokinase, giving the protein MTNILVVGSMNMDIVTRVGRLPVPGETIHGLGTDFHAGGKGSNQAYAAARSGAKVAMAGGVGSDSFGLEICRKLEAQGIDTAAIAAKPETTGIALITTDSSGENSIILSPGANYSYGVEDLEALNLSLYDVILLQNEIPGTVNRRVIAMAEAAGIPVCMNPAPVTGFDRDQLRGIRLLIMNETEAEVLSGIRIADFREAISAGRMLLEEGIPELIITLGSKGSLYMDGDGKIIEVPAYPVEAVDTTAAGDTFIGAFASVYYAGKELADSLHYAAAAAALTVSASGAQSSIPVKEQVYAFLEQAGS; this is encoded by the coding sequence ATGACCAACATTCTTGTCGTAGGCAGCATGAATATGGATATTGTGACACGGGTGGGGCGGCTTCCTGTTCCCGGTGAAACGATACATGGTTTGGGGACTGATTTTCATGCCGGAGGAAAGGGAAGTAATCAGGCATATGCCGCCGCACGATCCGGGGCCAAGGTAGCCATGGCTGGAGGAGTAGGCTCCGACTCCTTTGGTTTAGAGATATGCAGGAAGCTCGAAGCGCAAGGGATTGATACCGCAGCTATTGCCGCTAAGCCGGAAACGACCGGGATCGCACTCATTACCACTGACTCTTCAGGAGAGAACAGCATTATCTTGTCACCGGGAGCTAACTATAGTTATGGCGTTGAAGATCTGGAAGCTCTGAATCTGTCCCTATACGATGTCATCCTCCTGCAGAATGAAATTCCCGGCACCGTAAATCGCAGGGTAATCGCTATGGCTGAAGCAGCAGGCATCCCCGTATGCATGAACCCGGCTCCGGTAACCGGATTTGACCGTGACCAGCTCAGAGGAATCCGCTTACTGATTATGAACGAAACCGAGGCGGAGGTACTGAGCGGGATACGGATTGCAGATTTCAGAGAGGCTATCAGCGCAGGCCGGATGTTATTGGAAGAAGGGATTCCGGAGTTAATTATTACACTGGGCAGCAAAGGCTCTCTCTATATGGATGGTGACGGGAAGATCATCGAGGTTCCTGCTTATCCTGTTGAAGCCGTGGACACTACAGCTGCAGGGGATACATTTATCGGAGCTTTCGCTTCTGTCTACTATGCGGGCAAAGAATTGGCAGACAGTCTGCATTATGCTGCAGCGGCTGCAGCGTTAACCGTCTCCGCTTCCGGGGCTCAAAGCTCTATTCCTGTCAAAGAACAGGTTTATGCTTTTCTTGAACAGGCCGGTTCCTAG
- a CDS encoding sugar ABC transporter ATP-binding protein, whose protein sequence is MTRPVLTMEGISKEFPGVKALADVDFELYPGEVHALMGENGAGKSTLMKILSGVYPPTGGTIRLKGTEAVFGSPLDAQRQGVSIIHQEFNLFTNLSAAENIFIDRPEMAGRFGRIKWSRMVEEAQALVDSIGGGDIDVREEVRHLGVHSQQVVEIAKALSFRADVLIMDEPSAALPENEVKKMFEVIRRLRSQGVAIVYVSHRMKEIFEIADKVTVLRDGRKVATQPIGEVTEQSLIQMMVGKEVQQLYPVRKQPYGKEVVLKVKDLSLDASHKISFELRKGEIVGLFGIPGSGSHTVAERLFGLKRGTGEIEINGRPVKITSPSDAKAKKLAYVPPDRHRQGIIKPMSIRQNISFTMLPELSKGLVLDRNAIQRVSAEYMGKLRIKAPDDSQTVDFLSGGNQQKVVIGKWLAAHPDILILEEPTRGVDVGAKAEIYSIIHELAREGLSILLISSEMPEVIGLSDRVLVMYQGDIVHEFAHGEADQEQLLQRASHPRGKGGAL, encoded by the coding sequence ATGACTCGTCCAGTATTGACCATGGAGGGAATCAGTAAGGAATTCCCGGGTGTAAAAGCTTTGGCAGATGTTGATTTCGAGCTGTATCCGGGTGAAGTTCACGCACTTATGGGTGAGAATGGTGCCGGTAAATCCACGCTGATGAAAATTCTCTCCGGTGTATATCCGCCAACAGGGGGAACCATCAGGTTAAAAGGCACGGAAGCTGTCTTCGGCAGCCCGCTGGATGCCCAGCGCCAAGGCGTATCGATCATCCACCAGGAATTCAACCTGTTTACGAATCTGTCCGCAGCGGAGAATATATTCATCGACCGGCCGGAAATGGCCGGCAGATTCGGCAGGATCAAATGGTCCAGAATGGTTGAAGAGGCCCAAGCACTGGTCGATTCCATTGGCGGCGGCGACATCGATGTCCGTGAAGAGGTGCGGCATCTCGGTGTGCATAGCCAGCAGGTGGTCGAGATCGCCAAGGCGCTGTCCTTCAGGGCAGATGTGCTGATTATGGATGAGCCGTCTGCCGCATTGCCCGAGAATGAAGTCAAGAAGATGTTTGAAGTCATCCGCCGGCTGCGGTCACAGGGTGTAGCCATCGTGTATGTCTCCCACCGGATGAAGGAAATCTTTGAAATCGCAGATAAAGTCACAGTTCTGAGAGACGGCCGCAAAGTTGCTACTCAGCCTATCGGCGAAGTCACGGAACAGAGCTTAATTCAGATGATGGTCGGTAAAGAGGTCCAGCAGCTGTATCCTGTCCGCAAGCAGCCGTATGGGAAAGAGGTAGTGTTGAAGGTAAAAGATCTGTCCCTGGATGCCAGCCACAAGATCTCGTTTGAGCTTAGGAAAGGAGAAATCGTAGGGCTGTTCGGTATTCCGGGGTCAGGCTCGCATACGGTTGCCGAGCGTCTATTCGGACTGAAGCGGGGAACCGGGGAGATCGAAATTAATGGACGACCCGTTAAAATTACAAGTCCCAGTGATGCCAAAGCTAAAAAACTGGCCTATGTACCCCCGGACCGGCACCGCCAGGGCATTATTAAGCCGATGTCCATTAGGCAGAATATATCTTTTACCATGCTGCCCGAGCTGTCCAAGGGGCTGGTGCTGGACCGCAATGCCATTCAGCGTGTGAGCGCGGAGTATATGGGGAAGCTGCGGATCAAGGCGCCGGACGATAGCCAGACCGTGGATTTCTTAAGCGGAGGCAATCAGCAGAAGGTTGTGATCGGCAAATGGCTTGCAGCCCATCCGGATATTCTCATTCTTGAAGAACCGACGCGGGGCGTAGATGTGGGTGCCAAAGCGGAAATATACAGCATTATTCACGAGCTCGCCCGTGAAGGGTTAAGCATATTGCTTATTTCTTCTGAAATGCCGGAGGTTATCGGGCTCAGCGACCGGGTGCTGGTAATGTACCAAGGTGATATTGTACATGAATTTGCCCACGGAGAAGCCGATCAGGAGCAGCTGCTGCAGCGGGCATCACATCCGCGCGGGAAGGGAGGCGCCTTATGA
- a CDS encoding ABC transporter permease, which yields MKRISNIHEAPIMIFTVLVIVLFSIITPDFFAINNLKLILDQNTTMFIVAIGMTMVILLGGMDLSVGSVLAVTATSVGLFLSKGVPPIIAALLGVVIGVLCGMVNGYFIAVRKIPDIIVTLATMYIFRGVAVGISGGTWMNNFPDSFRFFGQGIVLGISFPLIIALLLIAVFIYLLKYTRGGRRIYSVGGNSSAAKLAGINVAGTKFKVYVLTGMLVGIASVIFAAKVGSVQASTAGNSLSFEVMAAVLIGGGSIFGGVGTIGGTMLGVLFMGIVKNGLIIAKVSPFWVDATTGFLIILAIVINTLQRARQNKGKEGDLV from the coding sequence ATGAAACGCATTTCTAATATACATGAAGCACCTATCATGATATTCACGGTCCTAGTCATCGTGCTTTTCTCCATCATTACACCGGACTTCTTCGCCATTAATAATCTCAAGCTTATTCTGGATCAGAATACGACCATGTTTATTGTAGCCATCGGGATGACCATGGTCATTCTGCTGGGAGGCATGGATTTATCTGTAGGCTCTGTCCTGGCTGTGACGGCAACTTCAGTCGGGCTGTTTCTAAGTAAAGGTGTCCCCCCCATAATAGCAGCCCTGCTTGGTGTAGTTATCGGTGTGCTTTGCGGAATGGTGAACGGATATTTTATCGCTGTAAGGAAAATCCCCGACATTATTGTCACTTTGGCTACCATGTATATTTTCCGGGGAGTCGCTGTCGGGATAAGCGGCGGAACGTGGATGAACAATTTCCCGGACAGCTTCCGCTTTTTCGGTCAAGGGATAGTGCTGGGGATTTCGTTTCCGCTGATTATAGCCCTGCTGCTGATCGCCGTATTTATCTATTTGCTGAAATACACCCGGGGAGGAAGAAGAATATATTCCGTCGGAGGCAACAGCTCCGCAGCCAAGCTGGCGGGCATTAATGTGGCCGGTACCAAGTTCAAAGTATATGTGTTAACCGGAATGCTGGTCGGAATCGCCTCCGTTATCTTTGCAGCCAAGGTAGGCAGTGTTCAGGCATCGACCGCAGGCAACAGCCTATCCTTCGAAGTCATGGCTGCTGTGCTGATTGGCGGAGGCAGCATCTTTGGCGGCGTAGGCACCATCGGCGGAACGATGCTCGGCGTACTCTTCATGGGCATCGTCAAGAATGGCCTGATTATTGCGAAGGTATCTCCGTTCTGGGTAGATGCAACGACCGGGTTCCTGATCATCCTGGCTATCGTTATCAATACGCTGCAGCGGGCTCGACAAAATAAAGGGAAAGAAGGGGATCTGGTATGA
- a CDS encoding ABC transporter permease: MKTWTSRLPLKSNTLLVQLSLLLFILILFSFLSPYFLSVTNFMNVLNQMVEVGLIAIPMTLIIISGAMDLSVGSILAFSAVTMGVAFERGFNIWICVIFGLLAGLMCGAVNGYLIARHRMQAIVVTIGMLVMLRGLVYVINEGRPISGYPDSFYFLGQHYIAGIPFNAIVLVVLFLIASFVMKKTKYGTYIYGIGNNEEVVRYSGIPVVRIRFALFMLSGLFSALAGVFLVSRLASAEATSGTNIELDVITATLIGGTHIFGGRGSLTGTFVGLLIIVFLRNGLNLLGVSVLYQAVILGALLLLAVGNKKISGE; this comes from the coding sequence ATGAAAACCTGGACAAGCCGTCTGCCGCTCAAATCGAATACGCTGCTCGTTCAGCTATCCCTGCTGTTGTTCATCCTAATCCTGTTCAGCTTCCTTTCCCCCTATTTCTTATCTGTCACCAACTTTATGAATGTGCTGAACCAGATGGTGGAGGTCGGGCTTATCGCCATACCGATGACGCTGATCATTATTTCCGGTGCGATGGATCTGTCGGTCGGGTCGATTCTTGCTTTCTCTGCTGTCACGATGGGAGTTGCCTTTGAGCGCGGCTTCAACATCTGGATATGCGTCATATTCGGCCTGCTGGCGGGTCTGATGTGCGGAGCCGTTAACGGTTATCTTATTGCAAGGCATAGGATGCAGGCAATTGTCGTCACCATCGGGATGCTGGTTATGCTCCGGGGTCTGGTCTATGTCATCAATGAAGGCAGACCGATCAGCGGCTATCCCGATTCCTTCTACTTCCTTGGACAGCATTACATTGCCGGCATTCCATTTAATGCAATTGTTCTGGTCGTGTTGTTCCTGATTGCCAGCTTTGTAATGAAGAAAACGAAGTACGGCACCTACATCTACGGAATCGGCAATAACGAAGAGGTCGTACGCTATTCCGGTATTCCGGTAGTCCGTATCCGTTTTGCACTCTTTATGCTCAGCGGGTTGTTCTCTGCACTGGCGGGTGTATTCCTGGTGTCACGGCTGGCAAGCGCCGAAGCGACATCGGGTACCAATATAGAGCTGGATGTCATCACAGCTACTCTGATAGGCGGCACTCATATTTTTGGAGGGAGGGGAAGTCTTACCGGCACATTCGTCGGTCTGCTGATTATTGTGTTCTTGCGTAACGGTCTGAATTTGCTGGGCGTTTCGGTGCTGTATCAGGCAGTCATTTTAGGAGCCCTGCTGCTGCTTGCGGTAGGAAATAAAAAAATTAGTGGAGAGTGA
- a CDS encoding autoinducer 2 ABC transporter substrate-binding protein, with protein MKKMTLALLTGVLALSLTACGNAGNSPTDTGSQGNNGAAASGTRTYFINPKSIGPAYWAAAEKGAKQAAEEMGVEVVFNAPTEADSSKQINMIQDMLTRKVSGIGVSPNDAKAVGPVFKKAADQDVKIVTWDSDAPDTDRQYYVAPATDEEVGELLAKTIGEEMGGKGQVAFMVAGLGSQNQIAKSDAAKAYFAANYPDIELVTTVSSDDDQQKAYANAQNLIQTYPDLSGIIGFAGGEPPAAAEVVEQAVKAGTIEQGQIAITGIAVPSVVKNYIANGTIKTDIIWDPAKLAYTTVYILDQLAQGNEIKDGMEIPTVGAVKVDGQNVFIGTLEVTSENVDSFDF; from the coding sequence ATGAAAAAAATGACATTGGCGTTACTGACTGGCGTACTTGCTTTGAGCTTGACTGCTTGTGGAAATGCAGGGAATTCTCCGACGGATACCGGGTCCCAGGGCAACAATGGGGCTGCGGCTTCCGGCACTAGAACCTACTTCATCAACCCGAAATCGATCGGGCCCGCTTACTGGGCTGCTGCGGAGAAAGGGGCCAAGCAGGCGGCTGAGGAAATGGGTGTTGAGGTTGTATTCAATGCACCAACCGAGGCGGATTCGTCCAAACAGATCAACATGATCCAGGACATGCTGACCCGTAAGGTGAGCGGAATCGGTGTATCTCCGAACGATGCCAAGGCAGTGGGGCCTGTCTTCAAGAAAGCGGCTGACCAGGATGTGAAGATCGTCACCTGGGACAGCGATGCACCGGATACCGACCGTCAATATTATGTAGCCCCGGCCACTGACGAAGAAGTCGGAGAACTGCTGGCTAAGACCATTGGTGAAGAGATGGGCGGCAAGGGGCAGGTTGCCTTCATGGTGGCAGGTCTCGGCTCCCAGAATCAGATTGCCAAATCGGATGCGGCCAAAGCCTATTTCGCAGCTAACTATCCTGACATCGAACTGGTAACAACGGTATCCAGCGATGATGACCAGCAAAAGGCCTATGCCAATGCGCAGAACTTAATCCAGACCTATCCGGATCTCAGCGGGATTATCGGGTTTGCGGGCGGTGAACCGCCGGCAGCAGCTGAGGTCGTTGAACAGGCGGTGAAGGCGGGCACCATTGAGCAGGGGCAGATCGCCATTACAGGCATTGCTGTTCCAAGTGTTGTGAAGAACTATATCGCTAACGGCACGATCAAAACAGATATTATCTGGGACCCGGCCAAGCTTGCTTATACTACCGTTTATATTCTGGACCAGCTGGCACAGGGCAATGAAATTAAGGACGGGATGGAAATTCCGACCGTGGGCGCTGTCAAAGTGGACGGACAGAATGTATTCATCGGCACGCTTGAAGTCACCAGTGAAAATGTGGACAGCTTTGACTTCTAG